Part of the Verrucomicrobiia bacterium genome is shown below.
AGAAGTCCGTCGCCAAGCGGTTCAAAATCACCGCCACGGGCAAGGTGTTGCGCTCCAAGGCGGGCAAACGGCATCTGCTCCAAACCAAAAGCGCCAAGCGTCGGCGCGCGCTGCGCGGGGGCGGGCATTTGGTTCACAAACGCGATGCCCACCGCATCAAGGACGCCATGCCCTTCAGCCACCGGGGCTAAATTCACTCAACCTGATTACCTACCATGCGAGTTACCAACGCCGTTGCCTCCCGCAGCCGCCGCAAGCGGATGCTTCGCGCCGCCAAAGGCTTTCGCCTCAAGCGCTCCAAGCTTTACCGTTACGCCTCCGATGCCATTGATCACGGCCAGCAATACGCCTACCGCGATCGCAAGACCAAGAAGCGCACGTTCCGCTATCTCTGGCAGGTCCGCATCAACGCCGCCGCCCGCAGCGCCGGCATCACCTACAGCCGCCTGATTGAAGGCCTGAAGGCCGCCAAGGTTGCCCTGGACCGCAAGGTCCTCGCCGACATTGCCGCGCAAGACGCAGCGGCCTTCGGTGAAATCGTCAAGGTCGCGCAGAACGCGCTCAAGACGAAGGCCGCGGCCAAGGCGTAATTGACGCAGTTTCTCACAACGGGCGATCTGGCAACAGGTCGCCCGTTTTGCTTTCCCCTTCTGCCCCCCTTCCACTATCCTCACGCCTCAATTTCTATGGGATTCCTCGACGACATTGAACCGCTCAAGCAGGCCGCGCTCGCAGAGTTGAACGCCGCCGCCGACCTGCCTGCCCTCGACGCCGCCAAAGGCGCTTGGGTCGGGCCAAACGGCAAGTTCACCGCGCTCATGAAACAGATGGGCACGCTCGCGAAAGAGGAAAAACCGCTCGCTGGCAAAGCCATAAATGCCGCCAAACAGGAACTTGAGACCGCCCTTAATGCACGCCGCGAAGCGCTCGAACTTCAAGCCGCGCTGCCGAAGGAACCGACTGACTGGACGCTCCCCGGCCGCCGCCGTGCCGTGGGGCGCCTGCACCCGCTCACTCAAGTCACCGACGACATCGTGCGCGCCTTCCGCAAACTCGGCTTCGTCGTCGCCGACGGTCCTGAAATCGAGGACGAGTATCATTGCTTCGACGCGTTGAACACGCCCGCCGACCATCCGGCCCGTGATTTGCAAGACACGTTCTACGTCGCCAACCCCTCACCCGCCCTGGCGGGCACCCTCTCCCCATCGGATGGGGAGAGGGACGGGGTGAGGGGCAACCCCAAGCTCCCCCTCCTCCGCACGCACACTTCCTCCGTCCAAATCCGCGTGATGCAATCCCAGCCGCCGCCCATTCGCATCATTGTGCCGGGTCGCGTTTATCGCCGCGACAACGCCGACGCCACGCACAACCCGACCTTCCACCAGATCGAGGGGCTCTACGTGGACAAGCACGTCACCGTCGGCGATCTCAAGGGCACCGTGGAGGCGGTGTTCAAGGACGTGCTCGGCAGCGACGTGAAGCTCCGCTTCCGCCCGCACTACTTCAGCTACACCGAGCCGAGCCTGGAGATTGATTTCACCAATGCGCTTGTGAAGAAACTCGGCAAGGACTGGCTGGAGATCGCCGGCTGCGGGATGGTCCATCCGCAAGTCTTCGAGAACGTCGGCTACGATCCCGAAGTCTGGACCGGTTGGGCTTTCGGCTTTGGCATCGAACGCATCGCCATGCTCCGCTACGGCATCACCGACATCCGCCTGTTCTACGAAAACGACACGCGGTTTTTGAGGCAATTCTGATCTGACTGCAATGAACGCGAATCAACATGGGGAAGGCGCTTCATTTCTTCATGTATTGATGAACGCGATTGAGGAAAATAAACGATTCGCCCCAAAGTATAGAGCGGCCCGCAATCGTGATGAGCTATTGCTGGAATTTGCGGAGGCGCTCGTCCTGGCGAGCAGATTTTTGGTGAGATCAGTCCAAGGCAAAGAAGATTTGAGGAGCCCGAATCTGCGGTTGTTTTGCGAGTGCCTTGAAATGAACCGCAAGGCACTTCTCGATGAATTAGGAGGCAAGTTATCATCTGACGAAGCGATACAAGTATATGACAATGCCGCAGCATTTGCTTGTGCCGTA
Proteins encoded:
- the rplT gene encoding 50S ribosomal protein L20 — protein: MRVTNAVASRSRRKRMLRAAKGFRLKRSKLYRYASDAIDHGQQYAYRDRKTKKRTFRYLWQVRINAAARSAGITYSRLIEGLKAAKVALDRKVLADIAAQDAAAFGEIVKVAQNALKTKAAAKA
- the rpmI gene encoding 50S ribosomal protein L35 yields the protein MRRPKGIKTKKSVAKRFKITATGKVLRSKAGKRHLLQTKSAKRRRALRGGGHLVHKRDAHRIKDAMPFSHRG
- the pheS gene encoding phenylalanine--tRNA ligase subunit alpha is translated as MGFLDDIEPLKQAALAELNAAADLPALDAAKGAWVGPNGKFTALMKQMGTLAKEEKPLAGKAINAAKQELETALNARREALELQAALPKEPTDWTLPGRRRAVGRLHPLTQVTDDIVRAFRKLGFVVADGPEIEDEYHCFDALNTPADHPARDLQDTFYVANPSPALAGTLSPSDGERDGVRGNPKLPLLRTHTSSVQIRVMQSQPPPIRIIVPGRVYRRDNADATHNPTFHQIEGLYVDKHVTVGDLKGTVEAVFKDVLGSDVKLRFRPHYFSYTEPSLEIDFTNALVKKLGKDWLEIAGCGMVHPQVFENVGYDPEVWTGWAFGFGIERIAMLRYGITDIRLFYENDTRFLRQF